In Electrophorus electricus isolate fEleEle1 chromosome 10, fEleEle1.pri, whole genome shotgun sequence, the genomic window TATCAagcaaaacacttttgtaagtcgctccggataaaagcgtctgccaAACACCATGTAAATATAATGGCAAATGCAAGGTGAATGGAATCCAGCCCCCAAACGCATTTTACATCTACTAAAATGTGCTCTGTATGATATCGACTTATCTCACTgttcacaaagcaaaaaaagctACAGTCTTCTACTCACCAGTCGTCTCTGGTTGCTGAGGCAGAAGGTGCAGATCTGTCTGGGCTGGGAGTTCTCTGAGTCCAGGCTCAGGGCAGGGGGCTTGTGAGAGTTATGGAGGTGGCCATCCAGGGCTCCGGGGCTCCGATGGCAGGGCTGCGCATCTCCACACGCCTCCCCCACTAACAACACGTTCTCCAGGTGCGAGATGTAACTGGAGGCCAGCCGCAGCGTTTCAATCTTTGACAGCTTGCGGTCGACGGGCTCGGTGGGTATAAGCGTCCGCAGGGCGGTGAAGGCCACGTTGACGCTGTTGGTGCGGTCCCGTTCGCGGGCGTTGGCTGCGTTGCGCTGCCGGACCTCGGAGACCGGCGGGCAGAGAGGCGGGGATGCGGGCGACAGCCGGCAGCCGTATTTACGTTTGCGCGGGTGCGATCTGACCGCACCACAGCCGGCGGCGGACACGCGGACAGATCTGTCCTCAGACCCTGAGCTTTCGCTGCCATTCTCGTCGTCCTCCGAGAGTATGCTGATGTTGGAGTAGAGTGAATGAGCAGGAGACGCGCGAACCATTGCGAAGGACATCCTCACCTGCTCGGTCTCCTGCTCCCAGCttctctccaccttctctccgCTGAACCTCTCTCTGAGCCACAGAGACAAACCCTGGGTCCTTATCTCTACCCACTGTAGCGCAGAGGCAACCTCCTACCCCTTAATCCTCTTCTGTAACCAGCAGCCTTTGGTCTGTTTTTGCAGGTAGCATGCGAATACACGGACAAACCGAGGTCCCTCGCTCACGCACAGAACGACAGCCACGGTTCCACTGCCTGTGGAGATCCAGCAGTTTCTCAAACCAGACCGGTGATGGTAGACTCAGCCACTCAGCCACTCAGCCATTCACGATGATTCATTCATTATAATCTGACATTCCGGTGTCTTCTGCGCGCTGCACTTTGAAGTAGCCTGGTGTCAGGCTGCAGCCGGGGTGACTGGTAAGTGAATgagtagagagagtgtgtcccACTAGCTTGCATCCCCTCAACAGTTCCACGTGTTATTTTGGTTGAGTGTTTCCTTATGCTTTGGCTTtatagtgtgcatgtgtgtgtgtgtgtgtgtgtgtgtgtgtgagtgtgtgagtgagtgtgtgtgtgagtgagtgggaggaGTAGCTGGGGACTGCTCCCCCTCTTCCActgtaaatgcaaaatgcagggAGCTGGTGAAAGAGTGATGGGGAGAACGAGAAAGCAGAGGAGCTCTCATTCGCTCTTGTTTTTAAcgtttgatttttaaaaacgtCCTCTTATATTGATGTAGTGAGAAACGAAACTCAGTGAACACTGGTGAGAATAACTTCTGTTCTTCTGTAGCCTTTCACCCTTAACTGATTACCAGTTtctgtaatttatattttatttgaaaaacttTTTATTCTATCCTattattccattttttattactgCAAGATAAAGCACTGTTTTTCTCATTAATAACCAAACGTCTttctcacaaaaaaaacaaatactatCAACCACTCTTGTGTCTTCCAGTCCCAAACCCAACCAGTGCTAGTTAACTAATTTCATGATATCATTAATAGCTCCTATAGCCTATATGCAGGTAGGGCTACATTAGGGGAAACTATTAAACCAACCAGACAGTTGTTGAGTGTGAATGTCACAcgtaataatattatattttaatatctaaGTCctgcatcatttttaaaaatattgccaaTATCAACACTTGGACACAGACGCTGGCCAGATGCAACGCAAGCTCTGATTAGCAAGGAAGTGCTTCAGGGCAGTGGAAGGTTCCATAAGGTGGAGAGTCGAGCTCTGTGAGTTCAAACTGACACACACTGTCCACATTGGCTCCGGTTTCACCGTCTGACGTAGTGCTGAAATGATCACTGGAGGCAATGATGAGTCATAAACAGAGAAAAGGTTTGAAGCTGGCCattgaaaaacatttgttgaaaAGTAACAGCAACAAAGTTACCAATAAGAACTGGAGTATCTTTAGCTCTGTTTATATATTCTGTATAGTTCTGTATATATTTGCATTACTATGTTACCACACTAAAAAGACGTATTAATTTAGTCTTCATATATAACATATTGAAAAGTTTAAACTGATTTCACCATTTAACTGTTATCACCTACCATCAGCAATTTGTCACTCCAAAGTGGTTTGTAACAGTGTTATCTGGTAGAAAAATGTTTCTCGGTGTGACAAAGGATATTTAATATCTCTGCATGATGCTGTTAGCAGCAGAGCAGTGCTATCAGCATCTGATTGCTATTATTCTTGCCTCTCGatctccctccttcctttcaGTGTTAAAATCTCATCCACTCGCCGAGCGGCCCCCTCCTGCTCTCATCTCAGAGCTGCTGAACTCTTTTTGGCATGGGTCAGGGTGCTGTCAAACTTCGGAACTAATCCTCCACGCAGCACCGCAGACAGCCCGACTGGCTCGTTACGGAGTCTGCCGGACGGGTGGATGGCCGGAGTGCTGAGGGACAGGACTGTCTAGCCTGGGCTGGGGACATGCCAAGCCCACAAGCACCCACTCCAGACATGACCCAGGCTCTGCAGCTGGTCCATTTAAAAACCAGAGGGCTGCATTTGAGAGAGACTAGGGCTTGACAGAGCATGAATCTGTAGCATAGTTCCTATAGCAAATATGCCTGTAGGGCTTAGTGGTCTAATTAGTTGTGAAATGCTATACCTCATCGGATGGAGCAAAGCAGCGGAAAGGAGATCAAATAAGGCCAGCTTTTTTAGTAAAATTGGTGGGGTTGATTTGGCAACCCGAACCTGACCGCTCTTGGGCCTGCTAGTAATTGCCTATCTGTGTCCTAGCTTTTGACTTCCAGTCTCACTATTTCAAGAGCACAAATGAAGTCAGTCCTCTATGAAATTCCATGCTGTAATCGTCCCGTTACTCAGAAGCCAAAGAATTCAGACAGTAAGCAGGTCAGTGGGCCTGAGAGATGGAAAAAGTGAACCGTTTGGAACCTTCTGGAATCCAGTGCCCATCAGGGCCTCTCTGACAATTCTCACAGTTTCATATTTAGCTGTTTATCTCTTTCAAATGCCTTGATTTTGATACTGGCTGAACTGTAAAACAGGTTGCTTCAACAAAAACAGACTACCGACTGCATGCTATTTTAGAAAAACATCCAGCTTCTGAGTTTATGGACCCCTCTGGAATCATGGGATGGGATATAAATCAATGAAATCATCACTCCAGTTTTAGAAGTAGAATAAGGTGCATGCTTAAGGGTGCtgtattttccttttaattAGAGACAGGTTAGACCTCAACATCATTAGGAGTCAAATATCCATTTTCTCACACAAACCTTAATGCTACCCataccacacacgcacaaaaaaaaaacacccccatCATGTCTGACCCTGTGAGCCCCTTCGCATTGCTCAGTCTCCATACCCAGTGCTAGGTGTGTTCTGCACTTGGAGGGGGTCTGAGTCAGGACCTTACCTTTGAAGTGCACCTTGTAAAGGAGGCAGCTGGTGTGGTCAGCCCCAGTGGGGCCCTTCAGTCTACCCTTATAAAGTCCACCCCAGCCCCTCTTTACTGGAGCTCTGGGGCCAGCCTGCTGCCATGCTAACAATGCTTCTCTACTAATCTAGCAGCTCTTAAAATTCAAAGCATCCTCTTCTTTATCCATTCTTATGAGAACACCTCATATTCCGGCACCAGGTGCCGTGGTCACACCAGATCCATGTCCACGTCTCTGCTGGTAGAAATTCCAATAATTGAAATAGACTGTAGTTTTGTACAATTCATGAATTCAGTCCATCTAGCTCAAGTCTATATGAAAGCCTATTTGACATACatgaacattatttattttattgagaaTGCAAACTAAATATCAAATCTTTTCACTATGGCAACTAATCAGTAGTGTTTGTTTGAAACATTTGATCAGTGCATTcagtttatcatcatcatcatcatcatcatcatcatcatcatcaccatcaaaaaaaaaacaaaaaaccccccaaaaaaccataCATTGTGTTTCCTCAGATCACAAGTCTCTGAAATCAATATGATGATGGAACAGCAGCACTTGGTAAACAATGACATATTTATTGGCACATTTTCCCTTCAGGGGTATTGCTAGGCTGACAGGACATTTCAAATGTAcggtgtttgtttatattaatggTTATTAACAGACTTGGCTGGTTCCCTTTTGACTAAAGCTGAGCGGGGGAGAGCAGGAGGTCACATTCAGCCTCGTGGTTTGGAATATATTACGTAGAACCGAGTGCCGTAAAATACCCACTTCGTGATGAGTAATGCATTGTGATTCATTTGAAGCTCTGAGAAGCTAATGAGTTTGCATTGGTTTGATGCCGCAAGTTGGCTTTATGTATATTTGTCTTTTACgtataaaatttttttttcaaagaatcataataaaaggtttttaaaagaaTCTTAATAAAAGagttttttaaaagaaacagatgTTGTATTGATCCTTCAGAGCAGAGTGTGTTCAGACTTGCGCAGAGCTCACACTATAGCTTACTTCAGTTAAATATTCTATCATAAAAGCCATAGCTCAGTTATAATCACAATTTGTAACTCTTTTTGATTGTCCTGTACAGAATGGGACCTAAAATGGAGACTTGTGGCTCTACCTCTCAGCATGGGACAGAATCCAATTCTGTTTCATCTTCTTAAACTCTGTAGCCCGACGCTTGTGGTCATTTGTAATGTAAGCAGTAGCTAACTGGCTGCTTATATCATCCCTGCAGTGAGACCTATGATCTCATTCTTTTGGCTGTAAGACCCTGTTAGTGCAGATTAGGGCCCAAAAATCAGTCATCCATtttgggtgtgagtgagtgcatgcaGATGAAGTTTTAGAACAAATATTTGCTGGCACCTCTCACCACCCAGTTACGTAGTGCATGGAGTCAAATGGCTGCTGAATATAATGTGCAGTTGTGTCTGGTCCCTCTGTAGCTTTGGCTTCATGGTTAGTTTTCTTTATAGTTTTTGGCAACCATGGCTGCCAGATCAGGAAATAATATGAAAATCCTTAGAGCCAGctataaaatgttcaaatggtTTACAAAAAGCTTGAAGTGAATTTGAATTTTGGGATTAATATCAATTGTCAAGGCAATATGTGAATATGAGAAGTGGTCACtccattataaaatataattaaaacatttttaaagagtgTTCATgcaattaaaatacacaaaaaagtgtgtgtgtgtgtgtgtgtgtgtgtgtgtgtgtgtgtgtgtgtgtgtgtgcatgcacgtgtcaCGAGAGTGTTTCTTGAGGTAGCAGACTGGGTGCATATGATTGTCATTAAACATTGAGGAAAAGATTTGAGTGAGTGCAGCGGAAATCCAACAGACATATATCAATCAGCAGCTGGCAGAACGTTTGTTCTTTCACATCCCTTTTCAAATGTATGTCCCTGACAGTCTAACACAAATAACTGGAGAGTAAAACTGCCATCTGAAAGGAACTGTTGAAATGCTCTCTAACCTGTGTATCATTCAGCTTTGATGAGTTACAGCTAGGACAAGATTGTAACTAAGAGGTGGTATCAACAATTCATCAACCACTTTTGCATCACTGTTACAAGAATCAAGGGAAGTATTGGTAGAAGACAGCTTTCCGAATTTAAATCAGTTTAGTCACAAGTAACGTGCGATGTTTCTCATGAAACCTGATTTTGTTATCTGATGCATAACTAAACCTATTATGCATATCAGGTTTCACATTGTTCAGGTTATCGCCATAGTACTTTAATGCTAATGGTCACAATACATTGCTTCAGTGTGTCTCACAGTTCTGTAGGTTGACTGTACTGAACTGTCAATGCTACAAGTGTAGAGTTTAACTTAATCTAATCAGTGCTGTTTTCTACTTAATGTGAAACGATATACACAATGGCATTATGTTATTTTTACCCACCCACTCAAATTGTCTTCCAAGTATGTTGAGAATAATCTGAGCTTATATGTCTTCTGGGTATTTCACTGAGCCTGCAAATCACACAAATCTGTTTGCAATGGctgtgaaacagaaaataaacacagggagagagagcagtttACAGCTCAAATCCTTTGCACGCTTTGATGAAATAACATAAATTACTCCCCCCAAATCTCAGATTTTCTCTGCACTGGaacttgaaaaatatttttgttctttccaGAGGAGAGATTCTAGATTTATACTGCACTGCTTCCTTACTATCACTGACTAAGTAGAGCGGGATATGGTTTTGAGGCTAAAGTAAACCTTCACTTAATATGAGCCATTGCAGGAACTTTGAATATGTGAAGGATCTTTCTGACAAAGCCTCTCACATATACATCTGTCATTTGTCATGTCTAAGGGACAGAATACAGTATTCTTCCATTTGGTATCTATATCGTGATAGGTACATATGGATCCAACATTTGAAATATTACCCTAGGGACTGTTCACTTGGCAGAGGAAGGAGGGAATCGTTTCTAGCATTTTTCTTCATGCGTTTTTATGGCAGATTGCAGAGATCGCTAGGCACAATATCAAATTTTTGCTTTTCCTTGCAAAAAAACCCCGCCATGTCCATGTTGGCTAAATCAAGGCTTTTGTTTCTCTGGTCTTAAGATCCACGTGCAGGGTCACGTGGTTGTTCGGTGAGCACAGGAGGTCAGGAGCCTTGGCAACTGAGCCACTGGGTCGTTATTCAGCAGAGGGAAAAATCCATCCCTGTTCAAGCAAAGAGAGCAGCACAATGGCTGGGTGATTGGGGCTCATTTCCTACAATCAGGTTCACTAAGGAGACATAAGCTAAGTGGTCTCCAGGCTTCCGAAGGTGTGGGTCCAAGAGTGCATACATGCTTAGTTTTGTACACCACGGCATAGCTTGAGCTGACAGCAGGATGGAGGCTGCTCCAGCAGATGAAATGTGCTACTGCCACTTTTGTCTACAGTGCTCATAAAGTGCAACCACACATGCATGGACAATGAGGCTCCTTGTGAAAAGTAAGATGTTCATACAAACTCTTGCCAATGGAAACATAAGTAGACAGAAAGCCATGAGCGAGTCTGGAAGCCATTCTTTTCTCCATGGCAGATCCATCATTTGTTGAGTCTTACATGGATTGTGTCAGCAATGTAATATGGCACATGataatgttttggggttttggaAGTTTGTTTAACCTTTTCCCTTCTCTGAAAAACTGATAGGGTGCTTTTCTAACCACTAGATATAGTCATTGTTTAGCCAGTTTAGTGTGTGGTTGTAACATTGTCAGTAATCATATTATTTACTTATAAAACCCACTGTACACCAAGTCAATATTCTCCagcaagcacaaacaaaaaatcaaacaagcagATATTTGAGAAATCTTTCAaatgttctttctttccctccagCTTGGTTTTAAGCCATTCTAATGTCACACAAAAATGATTTGAGCAGGTGACTATCAAAATAGATAATGAAACTGGACATAAGTGAACTTATTAGTGCTACTTAGATTACTAAGTTAAGAAATGAAATTCAGATGAGTCTAATCAATCagtttttataaataatttgaataaacatAGTATATCtgtttatatactatatactaatGGTAAGAACAAAATGTGAATAGTATACGAATAGTATATGAACAGTATCAGtcataaacatgaaatatgttatgtgaatttcaaaacatttactgaaattCTTACTTGTTCAGCCACTTCCCATTACAGAactatgaataaaaatgtgaaataagtAAGGCAGAACAATAGGTACTCAGTACGATGTTATTCAGCTTTATATGTTTTGCTGTTCAGTTGTGCAACACATTATGTGAAAAATATAAAGCCACCAGCTCAGAGAGGAATATTAACCACACTCAGCAAGACTAACCAATGATAGTGTTTAGCAGCCTTGAGCCATGTGTGCTGCTTTAATTATTCCTAGTAAATAAATTTAGTTGATTACAGCAATAAGGATTCTCTAAAACATTTCCTATCATCTTGGCTGAACCTCAAATGTTTTAGATGGTAATAGTAGTATTCTGTGTTATATCAATTACACATAATTTGTACAGTGTTGAGTCAAGCGCTTatggatgtatttatttatttgatattacttttattttgtaatactGGGCCATAAACCAGGATGAACTTTTCAGTGTTGTCAGCATGCTGCCGCTCTGTTCAACCTCAGTACCTATGGTTATTCTTTCAGCAGTCTTTAATATCACGCACAGTTTCATGCTGAATCATATAAATGTATAGAAAGCTGTACTggtttccttctctttttttttttactttggaaCAGCGCAGATAGTCACACCCACTTTGGCTTTGCCTAATGGAAAAGGCTGACATTAATGTCGCCCTTCACACTACTCTTATAAAAGTTAGTATCGGGACATAATACAGTAGAATAAATGTTCATGAATATTGTATTGactggaaaaaaatgcaaaattctTGGATAATTATTCATGCCTATATTCAGGACAACTTCCCATGTTTCCACTGGCACTGCATCCAAAATCCATATCTCATCAATACTTCTCTCTGACATACTAACACTTCTCTCTGACATACTAACACTTCTCTCTGACATATCAATATTTCTAACATACCAACACTTCTCTCTAACATACTAACACTTCTCTCTGACATACTAACACTTCTCTCTAACATACTAACACTTCTCTCTGACATACTAACACTTCTCTCTGACATACTAACACTTCTCTCTGACATATCAATATTTCTAACATACCAACACTTCTCTCTGACATATCAATATTTCTAACATACCAACACTTCTCTCTGACATATCAATATTTCTAACATACCAACACTTCTCTCTAACATACTAACACTTCTCTCTAACATACCAACACTTCTCTCTAACATACTAACACTTCTCTCTGACATACTAACACTTCTCTCTAACATACTAACACTTCTCTCTGACATACTAACACTTCTCTCTGACATATCAATATTTCTAACATACTAACACTTCTCTCTAACATACTAACACTTCTCTCTGACATACTAACACTTCTCTCTAACATACTAACACTTCTCTCTGACATACCAACACTTCTCACTGACACACCAATACTTCTCTCTGACACGCCAACACTTCTCACtgacacaccaacacaaaccaACACTTCTCTCTGATACACCAACAtttctctctgacacaccaACATTTCTCTCTGACATACTAACACTTCTTTCCAACATACCAACATTTCTAACATACCGACACTTCTCTCTGACCTACCAACACTTCTCTCTGAGATACTAACACTTCTCTCTGAGATACTAACACTTCTGTCTGAGATACTAGCACTTCTCTCTGAGATACTAGCACTTCGCTCAAACATATTAACACTTCTTTCCAACATAGTTCCTATCCTCTTTGATTTATTGTTACCTCTCTTAAACTgcttaatttttatttcttccCATATTAGTAGCAGCCTCTGGTTCAAGTTACCATAAgctttgtgaaatgtttatagCTCCCTGTATTTGCATGCAGGGCATGATGAAAGCTTTCTTGCAGACCTAACCTCAGCTATCCTTAGGGGATTTTTGGACTGAAGAcctttattgtttgttttttttaaaaatgaaattaaatattgtcTGTCTTCCAGGACACTTTATTAGCTCACACAGGACCAAAGCTCCAAAGCAGTATGTGGAATAAAGTCATGAACATTCTGAGCCATAGTCACATGGACTAAGACAATTTGGCATTCAGCATACTCTCATGAGTTTTCTATATTGCATGGTATGGTTACAATGATTTACAAATGGATTTTTGAATCTGCCATTATAACAACCTAGCACTTTAATGGTAGCTTGGGTGTATCATTGAAGATGCACTTGCCCTCCTCTGGGCAGTCTCTTTTACCTTCAAGCTCAGATCCTCTACCAAAAGCCTGGGAGCTAAAGCATCCTGTGAagaatcttagctgttcccaggactgcactcttctggatggagaacTCAGATGTTATTCCTTTGAtttgctggagccattctcccagtttggggttCACAGCCCCTGTAGCGCTCtgatcaccatggaaaccactgttgccttcaccttccactcagcacagatgtttctgtatactatgccagccaatTGGTTATGACTTTCCATGTACGCTCTGTCTGCTAGCATCtcgcatcctgctgttatgtgctggattttctcaggggcatctttgcacggTCTGCATCTGGCTGAGGAGTTGGTTGCTCCATTCTATAGCCCGTATCCGTAGCCCCTCCAGGAGATGATTCCCACGGGGTTCAGGCCTATGGAGAACAGCAGTGGCGACAGCGCATGTCCTTGGCACTTGATGGCAACTAGGTATTGGTATGAAGTTGGCCTCAAGGGTTGCCTTCCACAGCCccattgagttcttgatgaaggctcttagagtcctgttgatgttatacaccctcaagcattccaggatccatgtgtggatATTGACTCATAGactttcttgtagtcaatccaggcagTGCACAGGTTTGCGTGcctggtcttacagtctcaagTGATGATTTTATTCAAGAGTAGCTGGTGTTTGGTTcttctggtgttcttgccaataaCTCTCTGGGCCCCACTCATGTATTGAGTCATGTGCCTAATCATCTTGGCTGCAATGATGCCTGATAGGATCCTCCATGTTGTGCAGAAGCAGGATATCATCTGGTGGTTATATGGAATGGCCCCTTTctgggggtccttcaggatcaggtcTGTCCAGCCTTCACTTAACCAATCAAGGTGGGTTTCAACCATTAGCAGCTGGTTTATTTACATTGCCAGGTGTTCATGGAATGCCTttagcttcttcagccagtaagtgtggaccatgtcagggcctggagctgtccagctcttTCCCTTTCTTGGATGTCTACTAGCATGATGGCCACTATATCCTGTTCAGGGAGATTGGTGTGGTTTCTCTCAGGTTCTGCAACCACTGGGTGTTGCTGTTGTGTGATGCTGCCTTCTCCCACATGcattttccagtattgttcagtctccagCTTTAGGTTGTTTGGTCTCATGCTGATACCCTGCTACCAaaagtacactttggatggctcatgggagaacatcctgtttattatCCCCACCTCTTCAtgcatatctctctctgtctatatataatatgaaagagatagatagatagagagagagagagagagagagagagagagagagagagagagagagagagagagagagagagagagagggagagattcaAAAATGTAGTTAAGTCCAtaatttccagagaaacaggatgctTTGGACACAGGTCTTTTATAGCATTGATCAATGGCGCAGTGATTGTGCCAAAAACAGAGTGCAGGAGGAAGGATGGGGTCAACTAAAATCAATGCCCTATCGCTAGACTTTGAATTATGTCCTAATAATGGTAACTGTTTTGGGGTAGACCACGCTGATTTCCAGTTGGAATGGATTTCCAATTTACGGAATAAAAAgctgtaaaaatgtgtgtatcGTCACCATGGTATGTTTTCCACTGCAAtaacattgtactaacagaatCATATAAACCAGTGAGTTCTCAAATATAGAACCCCGAGGTTTCATTACTGCTCCACCTCATTCCAATACTCAAGGCTCCTGAGTAAAGTTATGCAAAAGATGAATGTGAATGCCATGAACTGAGCTGTCATATGGGTCATACTGTGTGCAAGGTCATCAGCAGCACATACCACAACATATTCCAAATCCCGTggctttctgtatttttataatgtCCTCTCATTTGACTTTAATCCCCATAAACTTAGTGGCACGGTAAATTCTGGCAATTTTATAAaccaacaaatgcacacactaaaGCTTTAAAACCCTCAGTGAAATGCCTGATATAGGACACGCTTCACACTGGCTGCTTTTCATAGTGTTTGGATAGCTCCCTAGAAGACCATTAAAAACATACCTCTTTTTCTGTGCTGATCATGTGATAAGAGAGGAGTTTGAAAAAGCTCCCTCGTTTGCTTGCTGGTTTGCTCAGAATTTGGATGTACGTTCCCATATTTCATAACCGCTGAGCAAAAACGGTGCTGCTCTTGGAGATCTTGAACTTTATGCTAATCTTCCCCATCCTTTATATTCTGAGTTCCATCTGGACTACCTTTTACCTCATCCCACCAATACcacaacagaaaacaccatTTCACAACCACTTTGCTGCACTTCTAGCACTGAGGGACCAGCAGGGGAACGCATATGTTACAGGAAACACCACTGAGTCAAAGTCTTGCATTCCACACAGCCCACTCTGGCTTCTGTTGCCATTTTCATGTTACATACAAGAGAAACTACACCTTTCTTCATGTCAGATTGCTTTAGCTCTGTTGTGGCAATGACATTACTAGCTCTAGCtctactatataaaaaaaaatagtgaagtCTACTATAGTGAAAGGTTCATTATTTTAGAAGCTGGGTTGCAGGTCAGATGTCAAGGTTGGGGACAGTGAAAGGTCAGTGAAAAGCAAAGCAGGCTGTTGACTGCAGCTCGGGCAGAGGAGTGTCTcttccctccctcattctctcctaCCAGCCGTGCTGTGCAGGGGTGGTGATTAGCACGTTGGCAGGTTTTATTACAGCAAGCCCCTACTTCAAGGAGCTCCCCCATGCTTATCACAGAGATCAACACACTGCAACAGCAGGTAAAAATTCAAGTAAGCATCATTGGAAAGTTTTCagcagccaaaaaaaaaggaagcttGACGTACTGCCTGTTTGGCAAATGAGCCAAAAATGAAGGGATTCGCTACGCAAACAGTATCACATGTCAGCCCCATATATATGACACGGGCCGATGCCTGAAACCCACACATAAGGTCGGGGCTGTGGCGTGAAATCTAGTCTGGTCCAGGGGTGGATGATCCTTCATGCActagaatgaaaaaaaactttgtttgtGCAGATTTATGAATTTACAAACTGGCAGAGCTGGCTAGTATGAGAGGTTGAAGCAGCAAACTCGTATTTCCTAAGTGCTGAGTGTCCTCAGGAGAAGTCAAGTAGTAGTTAACAGCTGTTCAAACACAAAACTATTTCAGTGTGGTTAATAAGAAAAAGACCACGGAGGTCATAAAATATGTTGTAATAAAAAAAGCACTGGTAATTTTATGTGCAGTGTGGCCAAGATTCGTGATCCTACACTTTATACATTAGTGTTGAAAATTTGAGAACTTTCACAATGATCCGCTAACACAATATGAATTTTGCattaacacaaatacacaatgatGCAAgctgtttatgtaaaatgtacagaGTGAATAGCATGTGGACTGattaaatg contains:
- the scxb gene encoding basic helix-loop-helix transcription factor scleraxis, with translation MSFAMVRASPAHSLYSNISILSEDDENGSESSGSEDRSVRVSAAGCGAVRSHPRKRKYGCRLSPASPPLCPPVSEVRQRNAANARERDRTNSVNVAFTALRTLIPTEPVDRKLSKIETLRLASSYISHLENVLLVGEACGDAQPCHRSPGALDGHLHNSHKPPALSLDSENSQPRQICTFCLSNQRRLNKDRERKAAIRS